A stretch of DNA from Agelaius phoeniceus isolate bAgePho1 chromosome 4, bAgePho1.hap1, whole genome shotgun sequence:
GCCACTTCAGCTGGCCCGTGCGGGCGCTCTTCGTCCTCCTCCGCCCCTTGATGAAGGTGAGCGGGGTCGggtcctgcccagcctgggggcagcagggtgggaggGGGGTGCCAGAGCTCTCCTCACCCCCATTTCCCCACAGTCAGCCGAGCAGGGCGCTGCCAGCACCATCTTCTGCGCCATCTCGGAGGAGGCCGAGGGCATCACCGGGAAATATTTCGACAGCAGCTGCCGGCTGGCGCTGCCCTCGGCGGCCGCCCGCGACCCCGCGCTGGCACGGAAGCTCTGGGAGGCATCGGAGCGGCTGACGGGGCTCtcggagcagggctgagccaccaGGATGTCACCCCATTGATGTCACCCCACTCCACTGGCTGCTGCCGAGGGGACAACACGGCACCGGCCAGTGACTGTGACGCTTTTATTAAAAACCCCGGCGCTACTCCCAGGTGATGTCCAGCTCCAGGCGCTGCTTCCTCACCTCCTGCAGGAAGCTGTCGTAGTCGCGCCGGTGGATGTCGGGGCAGCGGGACAGCTCCAGGCGCCGCAGGGGCCCCTCggagcccagcagctgccacacGGCGCTGGGGGACACGCGGCTCCCGGCCAGCGACAGCTCCCGCagctcccgcagccccggcagcgccggctccAGCACCGAGTCCAGCGGGAAGGGCAGCGCCAGCAGGCGCAGGGTCTGCAGCCGCGGGGCCCCGCACAGCACCGAGGCCAGCGTGGAGCTCAGCACCGGCCCGTGTGCGGCTGGAACGGGCCCGGCCAGGCTCAGCGAGAagctctggagctggggcagcccccgGGGCAGCAGGTCGGTGGCCCAGCGTGGTGCCGGGCCGGGGGGCTCCTCCTCGGGGGGCTCCTGGTGGGCGTGGGGGTCCGGTGGCACTTCCAGCTCGGCGCTGAAGCTCTGCAGGCCGGGGCAGCTGGCGAGGAGGGTGGGCAGTGAGAGAGGGTCCCGGCAGGTGAAGCCGTGCAGGGTCAGGGCACGCAGGCGGGTGCCCAGGCCCTGTGCCAgcggcagcagctctgccagcgcCCGGCCGTGCCGCCCGGAGCAGCCCAGCGTCACTCGGGACAGGCGACGCCAGCCCGGCAGCTCCCGGAGCCCTGAGGAGCCAGGACTGTCCCCAAGCCACACGCTGACCTCCTGGGCCTGGGGACACACGGCGTGGACGGTGCTCAGGGcgtcctcctccacctcctccagctgccgCAGGGGCAGCGTGAGCGGGGCTCCCTCCTTTGCAGCCTCCCGGCCCCGGGCCAGCTCCTCCAGCGAGGGGAATCCCTCGGAGTCCTGGGTGCCACCCAGCTCCCCTGAGTGCAGCAACCGCAGGGCATCCGGCAGGGCACCGTGTGCCAGCACCTCCAGGCacggcagggccagcagcacgAAGGCCACGGCAGCCACCGCGTCCCCGTCCCCGGCGTGCTCCAGGTCGCGGGCCAGCAGCACCCGGAGCACGGGACAGCCCGGGCTCCGCTCGGCAGGGTCGTAGGCCAGGTGGCGCAGGGCGCGCGGTGTCACCTTCCTGCAGCCGGTGACATCGAGCTCCCGCAGGTGGCGGCAGCAGGAGCCCACGGCCGACAGCACCTGGAGGTTGGCCTGGGTGTGGGCCAGCCCCAGGCGGCTCAGGCGGGGCAGCCCCTCGGCCAGGTCCACCAGCACGGACGGCGAGAGCCGCCCGCAGCCGCCCAGCTCCAGCACGCTCAGACCCTGCAGCCACACGGGGACAGCCTCAGGGGGGCGGGCAGGGGCGCACTGATGCCACTCTCACCCCCTGCAAGACTcagagagggtgggcaggctcTGTCTGCTCCCCCTGTGCCAACCCCTCGGCCCATGGATGatggcacccccagccccgtgGATGCTGAGCACCCCAAGCTCTATCCCCCCCTAACCCCATGGAAGgtgggcacccccagccccacaaagGATGGGCACCCCTGTCCCACTCTCCCATCCCCTAGAGGGTGTCACACCCAACCTAACTCCCCCTGCCCCACACACCCGGCACTCCCAGAGTGTTGTCAGCCCCTGCCCCATGGATGGTGAGCACCCATCCCAAATTCTATCCCCCTTACCCCATGGAAGGTGGGCACCCCCAGGCGCACTCTCCTATCCCCTTAGAGGGTGGTCACACCCAACCTAACTGCCCCTACCCCACAGCCCTGATCCCCCAGAGTGCTGTCACCCCCTGCCCCATGGATGCTGAGCACCCATCCCAAGCTCTATCCTTCTTACCCTATGGAAAATGGGCACCCCCAGGCCCACAGAGGATGAGCACCCCTGTCCCACTCTCCCATCCCCTAGAGGGGGTCACACCCAACCTAACTCCCCCTGCCCCACACACCACAGCACTCCCAGAGTGTTGTCACCCCCTGCCCCATGGATGGCGAGCACCCACCCCAAGCTCCATCCCCCCTGCACTATGAAAAGcgggcacccccagccccacaaagAATGGGCACCCCTGTCCCACTCTCAGCCTCACACCCAGCCTCGCTGTCCCAACCCCACAGACAtcgctcccagccccatcccctaACCCACAGCAGCCGTGCCCCTCTCGCAGCCCCTGCCCCGTGCCCACCTGGCAGCGCAGCACGATGAGGTGCCCCAGGGCGTtgttggccagggcagggcaggctctcAGGCTGAGCTGGCGCaggtgtggcagcagcagcaggtgcagcGCTGCCCGCGACAGCCGCCGGCTCGTCCCCAGCAGccgcagcagctcctgcaccagccCGCAGGCTGGGGGGGACAGCGGGGTCAGCGaggcctggggacaccccctgccaccccccCGGGGGTCCCAGTGGCCCGGGGCACCCCCAGAGCTCACCCAGGTCGTTGAAGGGCCCCACGAGGAAGCGGAACTCGTACTCGTCCAGGTAATTGTCACTGTAGTCCTTGGCCCAGAGGCTCTGCAtgtgctgggccaggctctgcaggcacagcgAGGTCAGCGTGGGCACAGCCCGGCGCTGGGGCATCCCTgcatgggcacagggacagtcaGGGACAGCCACTGTGGGCACTGCCCACCTCTGGGGCATCCCTgcatgggcacagggacagggacagtcaCCATGGGCACGGCGTGGCACTGGGGCATCCCTgcatgggcacagggacagggacagtcaGGGACAGTCACCATGGGCACGGCCCAGTGCTGGGCATCCCTgcatgggcacagggacagggacagtcaGGGACAGTCACCATGGGcatggcctggggctggggcatccctgcatgggcacagggacagtcaGGGACAGCCACTGTGCCACCAGGAcatccctgggacagggacagccagcacaggcactgcccgCTGCTGGGGAATCcctgcatggggacagggacagtcaGGGACAGCCACCATGGGCACTGCCCGCCCCTGGGGCATCTCTgggacagggatagggacaGTCAGGGACAGCCACTGTGCCACCACGATATcaatgggacagggacagtcaGGGACAGCCggcacaggcactgcctgctgccaaGGTATCCCTGCACGGGGACAGTCAGGGACAGCCATCGTGGGCACTGCCCGCCCCTGGGGCATCcctgcatggggacagggacagtcaCTGTGGGCACCGTGCCACCAGGAcatccctgggacaggggaaaaaaaacaaacaggaaatggggaaaaaaaaccaacgggaaatggggaaaagaccctgggaaatggggaaaaaacctggaaatgggaaaaaccCCGGGAAATGAGACAATAcactgggaaatggggaaagaacCCTGGGATGTAGGGAAAAGCCccaggaaatggggaaaaaacctgggaaatggggaaagaacCTCAGGTATGGGAAAAGGACCCTCTGGGACAGGAGGAGACCCCCGGGAACTGGGAAAATCCCTCCAGGAAGCAGCTGAGGAACAGCAGAGGGAACTGAGAGAGCTCTGGGACGGGGGAGCACGGTGAGTaaccagggcagggcagtgtgccactgtcactgtcaccagggCAGGGCCGTGtgccactgccactgtcactgtcgccagggcagggctgtgtgccactgtcactgtcaccagggCAGGGTCCAACGGGAACTCCCACGGACAGCAATGGGACATgggatgggacattggggatgGGACACTAGGAATGGGACAccgggaggggacactgggaggagACATTGGGGATGAGACACCAGGATAGGACATTGGGGAtgggacacggggatggggcACCAAGAGGGGACATTAggctgggacactggggatgggACACTAAGAAtgggacacggggatggggcACCGAGAGGGGACATTAggatgggacactggggatgggACAGCAGGAGGAGACATTGGGATGGGACACCGGGGATGGGACACGGGggatgggatatgggatgggaCATTGGAAATGGGATACGGGGATGTGACATTGGAATGGGACACCGGGAATGGGATATTGGAAatgggacatggggatgggACACCGGGGATGGGCCCAAACCCTTCCCGGAGGGACCGGATCGGGTCCAGCAGGGAAATTCCAAGGGAGGAAATTCCCCCCTTCCATCGGCCCTTCCTCGAGCCTGTCCTCGGGGATCCTCGGGGACCTTGAGACCCCCCCGCTTTGCGGTCCCCTCTGCCCGgtcccctccccaaatcccaaaatcccaaccaGAACCACGACCAGGACCCAACCCCAGCCAAACCCCACAGAATCAACACCCCGTTCCCATGGCAACACCTCCCGCGACCACCCCATTACTGCGGGCGAGCCGGGCCAGCCCGGGAGCACTTACCGAGACCTGATTAACCCCGTCCCGTCGCGttgctttctcctcctccttctccttttcctcctcatcctcctccccgGGCCTGGCCCCGCCATGACTTTCGCTGCCTTCACTTTGCGCACTGCGCATGCGCACAGCGTGAGGCCCCTTCCGCCCTTACAGCCCTCGCGGGCTGCCCTAGGCCGTGCCTGACTCCCAGCGCGCCCATACGGGCATGGCGGGGGGGCCCCACGCGTCAGGCACGGCACGGGGCAGCCCGCGGGGGCTTCGAGACCGGGCGGGGTCGACGGTACcgggagcggccgggccggAGGTACCGGGGGAGGCCTGAGGGGGTCGGGGATTCCCGGAGCGTGCCGGGAATGAGCGGGGATGGGGATTTGGGGCGGGAGATGTGGATTTGGGGCGGGGGAGAGACACGGAGGTCCGGCGGTGCTGGTGGGAGGCTGCGGGTGTTTCGTTGTGAGGGGATTGAGGGGGATCTGAGGGGGTTTCAAGGGTCTGGGTGCGGCTAAAGGGGTTTTTAGGGGGTTGTGGGAGGGATTTAGGGGCGTTCGAGGAGCTTTAGGGGTTTTTTGAGTGATGCGTGAGAGATTTGAGTGGGTccggggtggttttggggtttagGGGGCTCTAAAAGGGTTTTTGGGGATCTTGATGTGGGGGATTTAGGGGTGTGGGGGTGGATCTGGGGGATATTTAGGGGCTGTGAGCAGTttatgggggtttgggggtatTTAGGGCTTTATGGGGGCGTTTGGGGAGGATTTAGGGGTGTGTTGAGTCATTTAGGGATGTTTAAGGGCATTTAGGGGTTCTGGGAGGGTCTGTATGGATCTTTGAGGGGATTTAGGGGTGTTTGAAGGCATTTAGGGGTATTTGAAGGGGATttcggggtttttggggttgtggagggggctgcagggattTTTCGGGATGTTTGGAGGACTTAAGGGGTGTTTGGAGGGGATTCAGGGGTTTTAGGGTCATTTTGGGGTTGTGGGGGGATCTTCAGGGGCatttagggatttttaggggCGTTTTGGGGTTGTGGGGGGTCTGCAGGAGTATTTAGGGATGTTTAGGGAGGATTTAGGGGTGTTTGGGGGCTTTTTGAGGTTCTGAGAGAGGCTGGAGGGGATTTAGGGGGATTTAGAGGTGTTTGGTGGCGATTTAGGAATGTTTGAGGGGCATTTAGGGGTGTTTGAGGGCATTTTGGGGTTGTGGGAAGGTCCATATGGATGTTTGGAGGGGATTTAGGGGTGTTTGAAGGCATTTCGGGGTATTTGGAAGggatttaggggtttttttaggggcATTTTGGGGTAGTGGAGGGGTCTGCAGGTGCATTTAGAggtgtttggggggttttagggCTGTTTAGGGGGGATTTAGGGCTGTTTGGGGAGGATTTAGGGCTTTTTGAAGTCATTTAGGGGTATTTGAAAGggatttagggtttttttaggggcattttggggttgGGGGGTCTGCAGGGGTATTTGGGGGCATTaagggctggtttggggttaTTTAGGTCTGTTTTGGGGTTATTTAAGGATGTTTAGTGGGGATTTAGGGACATTTAGGGACATTTAGGGGGGATTTAGGGACATTTTGGGGCATCTAGGGGGGATTGAGGGACATTTTGGGGCATTTAGGGGGGATTGAGGGACATTTTGGGGCATTTAGGGGGGATTGAGGGATATTTTGGGGCATTTAGGGGGGATTtagggctgttttggggttaTTTAGGGCTATTTGGGGGCATTTAGTGATGTTTTGGGGTTATTTAAGGATGTTTactggggatttggggacatttttgggcATCGAGTGGGGATTTAGGGACATTTTGGGGCATTTAGGGGCGATTTAGGGCTGTTTTGAGGGGATTTAGGGCCGATTTGGGGCTGTTTAGAGGGGATTCAGGGCCATTTGGGGTATTTAGGGTGGTTTAGGGCTGTTTAGAGGGGATTCAGGGCCATTTTGGGTATTtagtggggatttggggctgttttgagGGGATTCAGGCCCATTTTGAGTCATTTAGGGTGGTTTAGGCTCCTGGGAGGGGTCTCTGATGGGCCGGGGGCGCCGTTTCCCCCTCGGGATTTCAGTTTGGGGTTGGTGAGGTGGGAAGGCCTCAGGCCGAGGGTCATTAACAGCTGCGCTAATTGGGGCCGGCTCATTAAGGGCGGCCATGGGCAAATTCCCAC
This window harbors:
- the LOC129120363 gene encoding uncharacterized protein LOC129120363, with the translated sequence MPQRRAVPTLTSLCLQSLAQHMQSLWAKDYSDNYLDEYEFRFLVGPFNDLACGLVQELLRLLGTSRRLSRAALHLLLLPHLRQLSLRACPALANNALGHLIVLRCQGLSVLELGGCGRLSPSVLVDLAEGLPRLSRLGLAHTQANLQVLSAVGSCCRHLRELDVTGCRKVTPRALRHLAYDPAERSPGCPVLRVLLARDLEHAGDGDAVAAVAFVLLALPCLEVLAHGALPDALRLLHSGELGGTQDSEGFPSLEELARGREAAKEGAPLTLPLRQLEEVEEDALSTVHAVCPQAQEVSVWLGDSPGSSGLRELPGWRRLSRVTLGCSGRHGRALAELLPLAQGLGTRLRALTLHGFTCRDPLSLPTLLASCPGLQSFSAELEVPPDPHAHQEPPEEEPPGPAPRWATDLLPRGLPQLQSFSLSLAGPVPAAHGPVLSSTLASVLCGAPRLQTLRLLALPFPLDSVLEPALPGLRELRELSLAGSRVSPSAVWQLLGSEGPLRRLELSRCPDIHRRDYDSFLQEVRKQRLELDITWE